The sequence below is a genomic window from Halococcus saccharolyticus DSM 5350.
TGCGGCCGAGCGCGGGATTCCGACCGAAATCGTCGAGCGTGGCGACGACGAGTCCGACGCAGCCCACGAGCGGCGACTCCTCAACCGGCTCAACGAGTACGATATCGACCTGGTCTGTCTCGACGGCTACATGCGCGTGCTCACGAACGAGTTCATCGACGGCGCGCCGCTCACGTTCAACATCCACCCATCGTTGCTCCCTGCATTTCCAGGGGTAGACGCCCACAAGCAGGTGCTCGACGCGGGCGTGAGCGTGACCGGCTGCACGGTTCACGTCGTCACCGAAACGGTCGACGACGGCCCGATCGTGACCCAGGAAGCCGTCCCGGTCTACGACGATGACGACCCCGACTCGCTCAAGCAGCGCGTGCTCACCGAGGCGGAGTTCGCGGCCTATCCACGTGCTATCCGGTGGTTTGCCGAGGGACGACTCACAATCGAGGACGAGGGCGACGACCACCGAGTTCGCGTCGAGGGCGACACCAGCGGTGGTAGCGGTGGCGATGACGCTGCTGGCGATGGTAACGGAAGCGACACGGACGCTGCATTCCCGGCGCGGCGCGTGACGAGCACCGAGCGCGCCGCCGAACTCCGGTACGGCGAGAACCCACACCAGGCGGCGGCGGTGTACGCCGACCCGACCACCGATGCAGCGAGTGTCGTCGACGCCGAACAGGTGAACGCTGGCGCGAAGGGGCTGTCGTACAACAACTACAACGACACCGACGCCGCGCTCGGCCTCGTCCGGGAGTTCGACGAGCCGGCGGCCGCAGTGATCAAACACACCAACCCGGCGGGGTGTGCGACCGCCGACGACCTCGCGACCGCCTACGACCGCGCGCTCGCCACCGATCCGATGAGCGCATTTGGCGGGATCGTCGCACTGAACCGGGAGTGCGATGCAGCGACCGCCGAGCTGATCGTCGAATCGTTCAAAGAAGTCGTCATCGCACCGGGCTACACCGACGATGCGCTCGCGGTGCTCACGGACGAGGACAACCTCCGAGTGCTCGATACCGACGGGTTCGGCCCCGAAGCAGGACGGTTCGTCGAGAAACCCATCACCGGAGGGCGGCTCGTTCAAGAGCGCGACAAACAGGTGCTCGCGCCGGACGGACTAGAGGTCGTGACCGAGCTTGAGCCGACTGCCGAACAGATGGAGGCGATGTGCTTCGCGTGGCAGGTCATCAAACACGTGAAGTCGAACGCCATCGTCTTCGCCGACGGGACCCAAACTACTGGAGTCGGGATGGGTCAGGTCTCTAGAGTCGACGCGGTGCGGCTCGCGGCGATGAAGGCCGACGAGCACGCCGAGGGGACCGAGGCGGCAGGGTCGGTGATGGCTTCCGACGCCTTCTTCCCGTTCCCCGACGGGGTCGAGGCGGCAGCGGAGGCGGGCGTGGAGGCGGTCGTCCAGCCCGGTGGTTCGGTGAACGACGACGACGTGATCGCCGCCGCCGACGATCTCGGGCTCTCGATGGCGTTTACCGGCCAGCGCGCGTTCCGCCACGACTGACTGCGGCCGTCCTGCTTCGCTCACAGCGTCTCCAGTCGCTCGGCAGTCAGACCGGCCAGCTCTCCGGTCAGCTACCGTTCGTGTTTTCCTTCGGGTATCACAATCGCTAAAGGGACGCCGACCGATCTGTGTAATACACTCACTCCGAACCGTCGCTCGATCGCTCGGGGTGTACAAACTGCTAGTATGAACGGAACGAACCACGTCGACGCCACCGATCGGTCTCCTACTTCCTCACGTCGTCGGTTTCTCTCGGTCGCCGCAGCCGGTACGCTCGCGAGCATCGGCGGGCTCGGCAGCGTTGCAGCCCAGTCCGAACCCGAGATCATCCGACTCGGCGGCGAAATCGCCGGCTGGCAGGGCCGTGCGCCCGACACGATCGCCGACGAGACGAACCCCACCCTCCAGCTCGAAGCCGGCACCACCTATCGGGTAGTCTGGGAGAATTTGGATGGAATGGGTCACAACGTCGCGCTGCTCGACGGCGACGGCAACGTACTCGAACGCACCGAAGTGATGAGCGAGGAGGGCGCGACCCAGTCCATCGAGTTCACCGCGCGCGAGGCGATGGCCGAGTACGTCTGCGAGCCACACATCACCTCGATGCAGGGGACGATCTCCTTCGGCGACGGGTCGGGCGGCGGAACGACCACTCCGACACCAACCGAGGGCGGTGAGTCCGAACCGTATATTTCATCGGGCGCGTCGGTCCGGCTCGAAACGATCGTCGATGGCGGCCTCGTGGCCCCGGTCGATTTCGAGGTGCCACCGGGCACGTCGAGCCGACGGTTCATCGCGGACCGACTCGGGCAGGTGTATCTCCACACCGACGATGGGCTGCGTGAGGAGCCGTACGTCGACGTGAGCGATCGGATGGCCGAAGTCGGCGGCGAAAAAGGACTGCTGGGGATGGCGTTCCATCCCGAGTTTCAGTCGAACGGCCGATTTTTCCTGCGCTACAGCGCGCCGTTGACCGAGAGTGCACCCGATTCGTACTCCCATACCGAAGTGCTCGCGGAGTTTCGGGCGAGCGATGGGTCAGCGACCAGCGCGAGCTTCGAACGCCGACTACTCGAAATTCCTCAGCCTCAGGACACCCATAACGCCGGCTCGGTCACGTTCGGTCCCGACGGCTACTGCTATATCGGCGTGGGCGACGGCGGCGGCGCACACGACAACAACCCCGGCCACGTCGAGGACTGGTACGAGGACAACGAGGGCGGCAACGGCCAGGACGTCACCGAGAACCTTCTGGGGAGTGTCCTCCGAATCGACGTCGACGGCGAGAGCGAGGACAAGCCATACGCGATCCCCGAGGACAACCCACTCGTGGGCGATGCCGGATTGAACGAGCAGTTCGCGTGGGGCTTTCGCAACCCATGGCGGATGGGCTTTTCCGACGGGCGGCTGTTCGTCGCCGACGTCGGCCAGAACGGGTTCGAGGAGGTCAGTATCGTCGAGAGGGACAAAAACTACGGCTGGAACGTCCGCGAGGGCACCCACTGTTTCAAACCGGGGCCCGAAGGGAGTCGCAACCCGCCCGAAGAGTGCCCGAGCCAGCTCCCACCGGACGTTCGCGGCGGCGAGCGACTCATCGATCCCGTCATCGAGTACCCACACAGCTACCAGGGCCAAGGCGTCGGCTCGGCGGTCATCGGTGGCTACGTTTACGATAACGACGCGATCGGGTCCTTGGGAGGAAAGTACGTTTTCGGCGATTTCCGGAAGACCGCCGAGACCGAGACCCCGACCGGCTCGCTGTTCGCCGCCACTCCGACCGACGAGGGACTCTGGGAGCTCGAAGAGCTCACGATCGAGAACACCGAGAGCGGTACGGTGGGCGCGTACGTCCTCGCCATTGGGCGGGACAACGACGGTGGCTTCTACGTACTGACGAGCGCCGAAACCTCGGAGGGACGAACCGGCGCGGTCCACCGCATCCGTCCGCCGCAGAGCGCGGCACAGCGCACGACCGCGACGCCCAACAACGGCTCCGCTGGCAACGCGACGACGGCCAACGCCACGGCCGCCAACGCGACACCGATGGCTGGATCGACGACGAACGCGACCGTCAACGGGACTCCGACAACGAGCGCAACGACCGCCAACGCAACCACGACGGCGAACGCCACGCCAGCAAACGCCACTACGTCGGCGATCCCGGCCGCGACTACCGTGACTGAAGCGGACGGCACCGCAGCGACCACGACCGGAACGACCGCCACCGAACGCGTCGGCAACGAAACGACGGCCGCCGGCGGGAACGAGAGTACCGGCGACGCCGCGGGATCGAGCGGTTCCGGTCCGGGCTTTGGCGTACTTGCGGCGCTTTCGGGACTCACGATCGGTGCGGCGCGGCTGCTGTCCGGACGCGACAGCGAGTAACGCGACGAAGTGAGACAACGCCGCGGTCAGAGAACGCCGAGGCCCTGGAGGTCGCGTTCGAGTTCGTTTTTCTGCTCGTCGGTCAGCCGTCGGAGGGGGCTGCGAAGCGGACCGGCGTCGAACCCCTGGAGCGAGAGTGCTCCCTTCACGCCCGCCATGTACGGCCCCTTATCGAACGCTGCACGGATTCGATAGAGTGTTTCCTGAAGATCGCGAGCGCGGTCGCGATCACCAGCGTCGTAGGCGTCGTGGAGGTCGACCACGATCTCGGGAAAGGCGTTCGCGATCGCGCTCACACCGCCGACGCCGCCGAGCACGCGACCTACGAACTGGAGGGAGTCCGCGCCAGGGAGGACAGTGAGATCGGGGTTAGTGGCGATGGTCTGGCCGAGCCACGGGACGTCCTTGCTCGAATCCTTGATTCCAGCGATCGCGTCGATCTCGGCCAGTTCGGCGAGAGTCCCCCGCGAGAGTTCGTTGCCCGTCCGACCGGGGATGTGGTAGACGTAGATCGGAAGATCGATCGCGTCGGCGACCCGTTGGTAGTGTTCGATCGCACCCTCGTCGTCGAGCGGGTAGTAGTACGGCGTGACGATCATGACACCGTCGGCCCCTGCGTCGGCGGCGCGCTCGGCGTTGCGAACAGTATGGTAGGTACTCACCGCACCGACGCCGGCGATCACCGGAACCTCGCCGCCGACTTCGTCGACGACCGCCTCGATCACACCGACGGATTCCTCGGCGTCGAGCAATGCGAACTCTCCGTTGGTTCCGAGCGGGAACACGCCGTCGACGCCGCGATCGACCACGAACCGCGCGTGGGCGGCAGTGGTCCCGTAGTCGACGGACTCGTCGCCGTGGAAGGCAGTGACCGTCGGCGGGATCACACCACCGGATGAGAGCGGATCGGGGTTGCTGTCTGATTGCATGACACACCCCACTCGACGGACCGGCATAATATTCGCGAATTTACTATGATAGATGGCGTCGTCTGCGGCACCGGAAACGGCTCGGAACGAATCGGGTGGCTCCCGACGGACAATCCCACATTACATCGAGGGGCCGGCTCTCCGAGAGTCGATTCCGGAACGGTTAGGGCCGCGGGCGGGACACGAACGAGCATGTCACCGCGTGTCGTCACGCTCGGGGAGACGATGGTGTTGATCAACCCCGCAGAGTCGGGGCCGATGAAGTACACCACCGAGTTCAAGAAGAGCCTCGGCGGCGCGGAGAGCAACGTCGCGATCGGCCTCGCACGGCTCGGTCACGATGTCGGCTGGATCAGCAAACTCGGCGCGGACCCCCACGGCGAGTATCTCCGCTCGTTCGTCCGTGGCGAGGGTGTCGATACGAGCCACGTAACGACCACCCAAGACGCACCGACCGGGATCATGTTCAAGGAGCGCCGCGCGCTCGGCGAGAGTTCGGTGTACTACTACCGACACGGCTCGGCCGCGTCCACCATGACGCCCGCCGATCTCCCCGAAGCGTTCCTCGCCGACGCCGAGTACCTCCACCTCACCGGGATCACGCCAGCCCTCAGTGACTCGTGTCGCGAGACCGTCTTCGCCGCTGTCGAACGCGCCCGCGAGGCGGACGTGACGATCTCGTTCGATCCAAATCTCCGGGAGAAACTCTGGGACAGCACGGACGAAATGCGATCGACGCTGCTCGATCTGGTGGCGGCGGCCGACATCGTGCTGCCCGGCATCGAGGAAGGCCGAGCGCTGTTCGACGCCAAGGAACCCGAGGCCATCGCGGCGGCGTGTCTCGATCGTGGAGCCGACCTCGCCGCGGTCAAACTCGGTGCGGCGGGCGCGCTCGTCGCCGACGACTCGACGACCGAACACGTCGCAGGTTACGACGTCGAGCGGGTGGTCGACCCGGTCGGGGCGGGCGACGGGTTCGCGGCGGGCTTTCTCGCAGGCCGTCTGCGGGGTCTCGACCCGGTCGAAGCGACGGAACGCGCCAACGCGGTCGGCGCGTTCGCCACGACCGTCGCTGGCGACATCGAGGGCCTGCCTACCAGCGAGGAGCTCGAAGTCTTCCGTGGCGAGCGCGATGCAGTGTACCGATAGCGAGACTGCTCGGTAGGAACTCGGCTTCCGGAATCCCCTCTCCACGACACGCATCGTTCCCGAACGTTCCCGACAGAATAGTCAACGAAGCAAAGTATTCAAGGGCGAGTAAACACTTCGTTCGAGTATGGAATGGCAACACCGCAGAAACCGAACGAAAGCCGAGAAAAAGAACGACGAACCGCGATCGGGAACCGACTGGTCGTTCGTCGCGGCCGCGATCGCCGTCGCCTGAGAGGATTACGGAGCCAGACCCTCAGACGTCGCCGATTTCTCGCGACCACACCGGCGTCTTTGGGGCTTCGAGACGTTCGATCTCGTCGTCCGACAGCGAGACCGATAGCGCCGCCACCTGCTCGTCGAGGTGCTCGACGGTTCGCGGTCCGACGATCGGTGCGTCGACGACGTCCTTCGCGAGCAGCCACGCGAGGCTGATCCCGACCGGCGTGGTCTCCTTCTCGTCGGCGAGCGCGCGGACTTCGTCGAGCACCGCCCAGTTGTCCTCGGTGAACCGGTTCCGAGTGTGTTCGTCGTCGGCCGCTCGGCCCTCGGTGGGATCCTCCCCGCGCTCGTACTTGCCGGTGAGGAAACCACCCGCGAGCGGCGACCACGGAACGACCCCCACGTTCTGATCTCGGCAGACCGGCAGGACGTTCGCCTCCTCGTGACGGTCGACGAGGTTGTACTCGGCCTGCATCGAGACGAATCTTTCAAAATTGTTCACGTCGGCCTCGTAGAGCGCCTTTGTGAACTGCCACCCGGACATCGTGCTCGCGCCGACGTAGCGGACCTTCCCGTGATCGACGAGGGTGTCGAGCGCCGAGAGCGTCTCGGTGATCGGCGTCTCGTCGTCCCAGCGGTGGATCTGGTAGAGATCGATGTAGTCGGTTCCCAGCCTGTCGAGGCTGGCGTCGGCCTGTTCGAGGACGTGTCGCCGCGAGAGCCCTTGGCCGTTCGGCCGATTCGCCATCCGTCCGTGGACTTTGGTGGCGATCACGTGCTCGTCGCGGCGACCGTCGAGGGCGTCTCCGAGGATCTCCTCGGACTCCCCGCGCGAGTAGACGTTCGCCGTATCGAAGAAGTTGATCCCGTGTTCGATGGCGCGCTCGATGACCGCCTCGCTCTGCTCTCGATCGTCGATCATCCACGGCGCGTCGCTGCCGAAGTTCATACAGCCGAGGCAGAGCCGGGAAACCTCCAATCCCGTGTCGCCGAGTCGGGTGTACTCCATGTCGGTGTCGACCATACCGAAACATCGTTCGGTCCAAACAAAAACCTCGTACCTGCGCGTGACGGCCGACCGCCCATATAGCCGGACCGCGCTCTCGATTCGGCCTTCCCGACCGAACGGTGGCTGGTCGATTCGCCACGCAAACCCGGACAACAATTATGTGAATCGAGTGCCTTCTTCCTCGAGAGATGAATATCGGAAAGAAGGCTCGGGTTGCGGGGAGTGCACACGTCGACGACGGTGCCGAGATCGGCAAACACGCTACGATTCACGACAGCGCACACATCGGTGCCGACGCTCGCATCGGTAAACACGTCGAGATCCACGAGAACGCGCAGATCGAGGCGGGCACGCGGATCGACAAGCACGCCCACGTCCACGCGGATGCGTCAGTCGGGAAGAACGCGAGTGTGGGAAAGCACGTCCACGTTCACGAAAACGCTCGGGTCGACGAGGGTGCGCGGGTCGGCAAGCACGCACACGTTCACGATCACGAGATCGGCGGCGGTCGCCGGACACGGTAGTCACCACCAGCGTTCGTGGGTCTCGTTTCGTCGCACGGTCCGCCACCGGATTGATCACTCCGGACAGGCGTCTCGAAGCGCCGTCACGGCCTCGTGATCGGGCAGTGCGTCGATCGCCCCCGTCTCGGTCGTGGTGAGTGCGGCAACCGCATTGGCGAACGCGAGGGTCTCGTCGAGCGATTCGCCGCCGGCGAGTTCGTGAAGTACGCCCGCAAGGAAGGCGTCGCCCGCACCGGTCGCGTCGACGGGATCAACGTCGTAGCCTGGGTGTGAGACGTCGACGGCTCCCCACGGCGCGCGGTCGGCGGCGATCGCGCGCGACCCGTCGGCTCCCCGCGTCAGGAATACGGTGTGTGGCCCGGCAGCGAACAGGTTCGCGGCGAGATCGGTGGGATCGTCGTCCGCGAACGACGTTCCACCGAGATCCTCGACAGAGGTCTTGACCACGTCCGTTCGAGCGAACACGGCGTCGAGCGTTTCGTGGAGGGTCACATCGTCAGGCCAGAGCTCGCGTCTCGTGTTTGGGTCGAACGCCACCCGACAGTCGTGGTCGCGGGCGCGCTCGCAGAGATCGAGGAGTGCGGAGCGGGCGGGTTCGGCTGCGAGCGCCACCGGCGCGTCGACGCAGATCCACTCGATGTGATCGAGCACGCTATCCGGAACCACGTCCGCATCGAGATGGCTGTCGGCGCTGTCGGCTCCATAGAACGTGAAACTCCGGTCGGCGTCGGCGTCGTGGGCGACGAAGGCGAGTGTAGTCGGATGAGCCGAGCGCGTCACGAACCGACCGGGAAGCCCGTTCTCGTCAAGGATCGCTGCGAGAAAGTCGCCGAACCCGTCGGTCGAAACGTTCGTCAGAAACCACGGCGATGCGTCGAACCGGGAGAGCGCGATCGCGACGTTCGCCGCTGCACCACCCGCTCGCCGTGAGAACGATTCGACCTCGGAAAGTGGTCCCGGCTGTGCGGGCAAGAAATCGATCAGCGTCTCACCGGCGACGAGGATCGCTGGGTCGTCCATACCGACCGCTCGCGGCCCGCCGGGAAAGGTGTTGGAGGCTGGCACTCACTCCAGATCGACGTCGATCCACTCGTCCGAGCGTGCTGCCTCGTAGGCCGCTTCGGTCACGGCGGTCACCCGGAGCGCGTCACGAGCCGTGGCCGGTGGCGCGCGCCCTTCGTCGATCGCCGTGATGAACGCCTCGGCCTTGTTCACCTGGTCGCTTCGGTCGATGTACGGGACGTGTTCGGTACTCTCGGCGTCGATCTCCGTGACCGTCCGCGGCTCCCACTCCCGGCCGTCGAGATACACTGCGCCGTCGTCGTCCCAGAGGTGGATGTGCTCGCGAACGCAGGGTGAATCGCCCGAGACCGAGACGTTCGCGGTCGCGCCGTTGGCGAACTCGATCAGTACCGTGGCCTCGGCGTCGACTCGCTGCTCGTCGTCCGCAAAGCGCATCCGCGAGGACACTGCCGTCGGCTCCAGACCC
It includes:
- the purH gene encoding bifunctional phosphoribosylaminoimidazolecarboxamide formyltransferase/IMP cyclohydrolase, which codes for MTRIAGVAGNRGRNLCRIADRNPGGATLAVMLAADPAAPALDAAAERGIPTEIVERGDDESDAAHERRLLNRLNEYDIDLVCLDGYMRVLTNEFIDGAPLTFNIHPSLLPAFPGVDAHKQVLDAGVSVTGCTVHVVTETVDDGPIVTQEAVPVYDDDDPDSLKQRVLTEAEFAAYPRAIRWFAEGRLTIEDEGDDHRVRVEGDTSGGSGGDDAAGDGNGSDTDAAFPARRVTSTERAAELRYGENPHQAAAVYADPTTDAASVVDAEQVNAGAKGLSYNNYNDTDAALGLVREFDEPAAAVIKHTNPAGCATADDLATAYDRALATDPMSAFGGIVALNRECDAATAELIVESFKEVVIAPGYTDDALAVLTDEDNLRVLDTDGFGPEAGRFVEKPITGGRLVQERDKQVLAPDGLEVVTELEPTAEQMEAMCFAWQVIKHVKSNAIVFADGTQTTGVGMGQVSRVDAVRLAAMKADEHAEGTEAAGSVMASDAFFPFPDGVEAAAEAGVEAVVQPGGSVNDDDVIAAADDLGLSMAFTGQRAFRHD
- a CDS encoding PQQ-dependent sugar dehydrogenase, which produces MNGTNHVDATDRSPTSSRRRFLSVAAAGTLASIGGLGSVAAQSEPEIIRLGGEIAGWQGRAPDTIADETNPTLQLEAGTTYRVVWENLDGMGHNVALLDGDGNVLERTEVMSEEGATQSIEFTAREAMAEYVCEPHITSMQGTISFGDGSGGGTTTPTPTEGGESEPYISSGASVRLETIVDGGLVAPVDFEVPPGTSSRRFIADRLGQVYLHTDDGLREEPYVDVSDRMAEVGGEKGLLGMAFHPEFQSNGRFFLRYSAPLTESAPDSYSHTEVLAEFRASDGSATSASFERRLLEIPQPQDTHNAGSVTFGPDGYCYIGVGDGGGAHDNNPGHVEDWYEDNEGGNGQDVTENLLGSVLRIDVDGESEDKPYAIPEDNPLVGDAGLNEQFAWGFRNPWRMGFSDGRLFVADVGQNGFEEVSIVERDKNYGWNVREGTHCFKPGPEGSRNPPEECPSQLPPDVRGGERLIDPVIEYPHSYQGQGVGSAVIGGYVYDNDAIGSLGGKYVFGDFRKTAETETPTGSLFAATPTDEGLWELEELTIENTESGTVGAYVLAIGRDNDGGFYVLTSAETSEGRTGAVHRIRPPQSAAQRTTATPNNGSAGNATTANATAANATPMAGSTTNATVNGTPTTSATTANATTTANATPANATTSAIPAATTVTEADGTAATTTGTTATERVGNETTAAGGNESTGDAAGSSGSGPGFGVLAALSGLTIGAARLLSGRDSE
- a CDS encoding dihydrodipicolinate synthase family protein, with amino-acid sequence MQSDSNPDPLSSGGVIPPTVTAFHGDESVDYGTTAAHARFVVDRGVDGVFPLGTNGEFALLDAEESVGVIEAVVDEVGGEVPVIAGVGAVSTYHTVRNAERAADAGADGVMIVTPYYYPLDDEGAIEHYQRVADAIDLPIYVYHIPGRTGNELSRGTLAELAEIDAIAGIKDSSKDVPWLGQTIATNPDLTVLPGADSLQFVGRVLGGVGGVSAIANAFPEIVVDLHDAYDAGDRDRARDLQETLYRIRAAFDKGPYMAGVKGALSLQGFDAGPLRSPLRRLTDEQKNELERDLQGLGVL
- a CDS encoding sugar kinase; this encodes MSPRVVTLGETMVLINPAESGPMKYTTEFKKSLGGAESNVAIGLARLGHDVGWISKLGADPHGEYLRSFVRGEGVDTSHVTTTQDAPTGIMFKERRALGESSVYYYRHGSAASTMTPADLPEAFLADAEYLHLTGITPALSDSCRETVFAAVERAREADVTISFDPNLREKLWDSTDEMRSTLLDLVAAADIVLPGIEEGRALFDAKEPEAIAAACLDRGADLAAVKLGAAGALVADDSTTEHVAGYDVERVVDPVGAGDGFAAGFLAGRLRGLDPVEATERANAVGAFATTVAGDIEGLPTSEELEVFRGERDAVYR
- a CDS encoding aldo/keto reductase is translated as MEYTRLGDTGLEVSRLCLGCMNFGSDAPWMIDDREQSEAVIERAIEHGINFFDTANVYSRGESEEILGDALDGRRDEHVIATKVHGRMANRPNGQGLSRRHVLEQADASLDRLGTDYIDLYQIHRWDDETPITETLSALDTLVDHGKVRYVGASTMSGWQFTKALYEADVNNFERFVSMQAEYNLVDRHEEANVLPVCRDQNVGVVPWSPLAGGFLTGKYERGEDPTEGRAADDEHTRNRFTEDNWAVLDEVRALADEKETTPVGISLAWLLAKDVVDAPIVGPRTVEHLDEQVAALSVSLSDDEIERLEAPKTPVWSREIGDV
- a CDS encoding UDP-3-O-(3-hydroxymyristoyl)glucosamine N-acyltransferase, with product MNIGKKARVAGSAHVDDGAEIGKHATIHDSAHIGADARIGKHVEIHENAQIEAGTRIDKHAHVHADASVGKNASVGKHVHVHENARVDEGARVGKHAHVHDHEIGGGRRTR
- a CDS encoding carbohydrate kinase family protein — its product is MDDPAILVAGETLIDFLPAQPGPLSEVESFSRRAGGAAANVAIALSRFDASPWFLTNVSTDGFGDFLAAILDENGLPGRFVTRSAHPTTLAFVAHDADADRSFTFYGADSADSHLDADVVPDSVLDHIEWICVDAPVALAAEPARSALLDLCERARDHDCRVAFDPNTRRELWPDDVTLHETLDAVFARTDVVKTSVEDLGGTSFADDDPTDLAANLFAAGPHTVFLTRGADGSRAIAADRAPWGAVDVSHPGYDVDPVDATGAGDAFLAGVLHELAGGESLDETLAFANAVAALTTTETGAIDALPDHEAVTALRDACPE